One Bacteriovorax sp. PP10 DNA window includes the following coding sequences:
- a CDS encoding CheR family methyltransferase, translating to MSELAIQFSKDERVIKDEDFAYFQALVFKLAGITLSDKKRDLLLTRLTSHLKNSDLGSYSDYRNYLQSLPEDHGEWQNFINLMTTNKTDFFREIRHFQYIEEVLIPKWIQSKKSEINVWSAACSTGEEPYTLAMFLEAKLPVGMTYKIFASDIDTNVLAKAKNGVYSMIKESEIPEEYRKKSIEYGRGEIADWFRIKSSLKSKITFSAFNLVEDSKSDGKFDLILCRNVMIYFSRAVVEKVAINLSQSCLDDGILFIGHSESLQGTKTPWKVTTASVYSKNRR from the coding sequence TTGAGTGAATTAGCGATCCAATTTTCAAAAGACGAAAGAGTTATTAAAGACGAGGACTTTGCCTATTTCCAGGCCCTCGTCTTTAAGCTTGCGGGAATTACTTTAAGTGATAAGAAGCGCGATTTGCTGCTTACGCGCTTAACTTCTCATCTCAAAAATAGCGACCTCGGTTCTTATTCTGATTACAGAAATTATCTGCAAAGTCTTCCTGAAGATCATGGAGAGTGGCAGAATTTTATTAATCTAATGACGACTAATAAAACAGATTTTTTTAGAGAGATCAGACATTTTCAATATATTGAAGAAGTCCTGATCCCGAAGTGGATTCAATCTAAAAAAAGTGAAATAAACGTCTGGTCTGCTGCCTGCTCAACAGGCGAAGAGCCTTATACGCTGGCCATGTTTTTAGAAGCTAAGCTTCCGGTAGGAATGACTTATAAAATTTTTGCGTCTGATATTGATACCAATGTTTTAGCGAAAGCTAAAAATGGTGTTTATTCCATGATCAAAGAATCTGAAATTCCTGAAGAGTATAGAAAAAAATCTATCGAGTATGGAAGAGGCGAGATTGCGGACTGGTTTAGAATAAAATCATCTCTAAAGAGCAAAATTACTTTTTCGGCCTTTAATCTGGTTGAAGACTCGAAGTCAGATGGAAAATTCGATCTGATCCTTTGTCGAAACGTGATGATTTATTTTTCTCGTGCCGTGGTGGAAAAAGTTGCGATCAATCTTTCACAGTCCTGTTTGGATGACGGAATTCTTTTTATCGGACATTCAGAATCACTACAGGGAACAAAAACACCGTGGAAAGTGACGACTGCTTCAGTTTATTCTAAAAACAGGCGATAG
- a CDS encoding chemotaxis protein CheD — protein MSDESKLSLNIGQIIVVKDPAVISTVLGSCVSICLFSPGKHFAGMIHYALPYQFDHNLDDDPLRYGDQAIPILINEVKKLTMGPSSSLKAKIIGGANCLVRASGGGFNNIGEQNIQMARDILSAHHIEVVGEHVGGEVGRKVFFYTADGRVQVASLKQSA, from the coding sequence ATGAGTGACGAATCAAAATTAAGCTTGAATATCGGACAAATTATTGTGGTCAAAGACCCTGCGGTTATTTCAACTGTTTTAGGTTCATGCGTTTCCATTTGTCTTTTTTCACCCGGAAAACATTTTGCAGGAATGATTCATTACGCTCTTCCATACCAATTCGATCACAACCTGGATGACGATCCTCTAAGATATGGGGACCAGGCCATACCAATACTCATCAATGAAGTTAAAAAGCTCACAATGGGGCCATCATCGTCTTTAAAAGCGAAAATTATTGGTGGGGCCAACTGTCTGGTGAGAGCTTCTGGTGGTGGATTCAATAATATTGGTGAACAGAATATCCAAATGGCCCGTGATATCTTGAGTGCCCACCATATTGAAGTGGTTGGTGAGCACGTCGGTGGAGAAGTCGGGCGCAAGGTTTTTTTCTATACGGCCGACGGTCGGGTTCAGGTTGCAAGTCTTAAGCAGTCAGCCTAG
- a CDS encoding GAF domain-containing sensor histidine kinase, translating to MEFTGELSHSTEKQVEVCDRFLTSPERLKALQDTGLMDSPTEIAFDRLANLAARILKVPLTIVSFVSDKKQFFKAGHGLPAPYDVIREVPIDGSICRYTLQGEPIISNDASTDPLLKFHPATKPWGIGAFIALPIMTDDGHSIGAFCAVDSKARVWSEDDIEVMRELTASIMTEINLRSQIEKLKSERVMRETFVAALTHDLRTPLAASKLGAQLLIRSNPESGQVKKTAERITENIDRADYMIQDLLDVSQLNIGEKIPLDIVECNLIKLINRSLEDFKALYADRFDLIAEEDICGHWDESAIRRIVDNLASNAIKYGSKDSPIKIIVKKLENNVQIHIHNEGTPINEADQSHIFEPFHRSVSAAQGNQKGWGLGLALVRGLVEGHGGKISLESSLEKGTTFIITIPVDSRNISK from the coding sequence ATGGAGTTTACCGGTGAATTAAGTCATTCCACTGAAAAACAAGTCGAAGTTTGCGATCGTTTTTTAACTAGTCCGGAAAGGTTGAAGGCCTTACAAGATACCGGGCTGATGGATAGTCCAACTGAAATTGCTTTTGATCGTCTTGCCAATCTTGCTGCACGAATTTTAAAAGTTCCTCTCACAATCGTTTCTTTCGTTAGTGATAAAAAACAATTTTTTAAAGCAGGACATGGCCTGCCGGCACCATATGATGTCATCCGTGAAGTTCCGATAGATGGATCCATTTGTCGTTATACACTTCAAGGTGAACCTATCATTTCTAACGATGCATCCACTGATCCACTTTTAAAATTTCACCCGGCCACAAAACCGTGGGGGATTGGAGCTTTTATAGCTCTTCCAATCATGACAGACGATGGGCATTCTATTGGTGCATTTTGTGCTGTGGATTCTAAGGCCAGAGTCTGGAGTGAAGATGACATTGAAGTTATGCGTGAGCTGACAGCTTCCATTATGACTGAAATTAATTTACGTTCACAGATTGAAAAATTAAAAAGTGAAAGAGTGATGCGCGAAACTTTCGTGGCCGCTTTAACTCATGATTTACGTACGCCACTTGCGGCCTCAAAATTGGGTGCACAGCTTTTGATCCGATCAAATCCTGAGTCTGGCCAGGTGAAAAAAACAGCAGAGCGTATTACTGAAAATATTGATCGTGCTGATTATATGATTCAAGACTTACTTGATGTCAGCCAGCTTAACATTGGTGAAAAAATTCCATTGGATATCGTTGAATGTAACTTGATTAAGCTTATTAATAGATCACTTGAAGACTTTAAGGCCCTTTATGCGGACCGTTTTGATTTGATTGCCGAGGAAGATATTTGTGGGCATTGGGATGAATCGGCCATTCGCCGTATTGTAGATAATTTAGCATCTAATGCGATTAAGTATGGATCAAAAGATTCTCCTATTAAAATCATTGTGAAAAAATTAGAAAACAATGTTCAGATACATATTCACAATGAAGGAACTCCAATCAACGAGGCAGATCAGTCTCATATCTTTGAGCCATTTCATCGTTCAGTCTCAGCTGCTCAAGGGAATCAAAAAGGCTGGGGGCTAGGTCTAGCTTTAGTTAGAGGTTTAGTTGAAGGGCATGGTGGGAAAATCAGTCTTGAGAGTTCACTTGAAAAAGGGACAACTTTTATTATTACAATTCCAGTTGATTCAAGAAATATTAGCAAATAA
- a CDS encoding NAD(P)H-dependent flavin oxidoreductase has product MKTWSDTRILKLFNIDLPILQAPMAGANNSVMAIAVAKAGGLGSIPCALYTADQIRNEVQKFRAETNKPLNLNFFCHKNPAPDSIREENWLKKLEAYYHEFGLDSKNGYTPSSRNPFDEKSCELVLELKPEVVSFHFGLPAKELVTKLKAAHIKIISSATTVDEARFLTENGCDAIIAQGFEAGGHRGIFQSLDINTQVGTMALVPQIADAVSIPVIASGGIADARGIVASFALGASAVQIGTAYLFCPESLISPVHRKALKSVKDNQTTLTNIFTGRPARAIENRLTKELGPMNILAPEFPLAGGPLSPLKAKTEPMGSGDFMSMWSGQAAHLAVELPAEELTKHLANEALKRMRMFD; this is encoded by the coding sequence ATGAAAACTTGGTCTGACACGAGAATTCTAAAATTATTCAATATTGATTTGCCAATTCTTCAGGCACCCATGGCCGGTGCTAACAATTCCGTCATGGCAATTGCTGTTGCAAAGGCCGGAGGTTTAGGCTCTATTCCTTGTGCACTGTATACTGCCGATCAAATAAGAAATGAAGTTCAAAAGTTTCGCGCAGAAACAAATAAACCACTTAACCTGAATTTCTTCTGTCATAAAAATCCTGCACCTGATTCTATACGCGAGGAAAATTGGTTAAAAAAACTTGAAGCCTATTACCATGAATTTGGTCTAGATAGTAAAAATGGATACACTCCCTCAAGTCGAAATCCATTTGATGAAAAATCCTGCGAGCTGGTACTTGAATTAAAACCTGAAGTTGTAAGTTTTCATTTTGGTCTTCCTGCAAAAGAACTTGTCACCAAATTAAAAGCTGCTCACATTAAGATTATATCTTCTGCGACTACAGTGGATGAAGCACGCTTCCTTACTGAGAATGGTTGTGATGCCATTATCGCTCAAGGGTTTGAAGCTGGTGGACATCGAGGCATTTTTCAATCTCTCGATATCAATACTCAAGTGGGAACGATGGCGCTTGTTCCACAAATTGCCGACGCAGTATCTATTCCAGTTATCGCCAGTGGTGGTATTGCTGATGCACGCGGAATTGTAGCAAGCTTCGCCCTTGGAGCTTCTGCCGTGCAAATCGGGACTGCTTATTTATTTTGTCCTGAATCCCTCATCTCCCCTGTTCATAGAAAAGCATTGAAGAGTGTGAAAGATAATCAAACTACTTTAACAAATATTTTTACCGGCAGACCTGCCAGGGCCATTGAAAATCGTCTCACTAAAGAACTAGGCCCGATGAATATCCTTGCTCCTGAATTTCCGCTTGCAGGAGGTCCACTCTCACCATTAAAAGCAAAAACTGAACCGATGGGTTCTGGCGATTTCATGTCGATGTGGTCAGGGCAAGCAGCCCACTTAGCTGTGGAATTACCGGCAGAAGAACTTACAAAGCATCTTGCCAATGAGGCCTTAAAAAGAATGAGAATGTTTGATTAA
- a CDS encoding GNAT family N-acetyltransferase, with protein MNTITLRELRLSDKAAFSAASNELWESHFIFAHYFESIAHNSFEKYVEVLPLFSKGKLIPSEHVPSTILFAFNSHGKIVGRVSIRHTLSEALMIIGGHVGYGVVPSERRKGYATQILSESILYIKLHFPQLDRILVTCDESNIASAKTIEKNGGVLENITEDHKKRYWIDL; from the coding sequence ATGAATACGATCACTCTAAGAGAATTAAGACTCAGTGATAAGGCCGCTTTTAGTGCTGCCTCAAACGAGCTGTGGGAAAGTCATTTCATATTTGCTCACTACTTCGAATCCATTGCTCATAATTCTTTTGAAAAGTATGTTGAAGTCCTTCCACTCTTTTCCAAAGGGAAACTCATCCCGAGTGAGCACGTTCCAAGCACAATACTTTTTGCTTTTAACTCTCACGGTAAAATTGTTGGCCGGGTTTCAATCCGCCACACTCTCAGTGAAGCCTTGATGATTATCGGCGGGCATGTTGGTTACGGCGTTGTTCCTTCAGAAAGACGCAAAGGATATGCGACTCAAATCCTAAGTGAATCTATTCTCTATATAAAATTACATTTTCCTCAACTTGACCGTATCCTTGTCACTTGTGATGAGAGTAATATTGCATCAGCGAAAACCATTGAGAAGAATGGTGGCGTTCTGGAAAATATTACAGAAGATCATAAGAAGCGTTATTGGATTGATCTTTAA
- a CDS encoding AmpG family muropeptide MFS transporter, whose product MKSIFKVFASWKMLVVLMLGFASGLPLGLTGGTLQAWMKTENIDIGTIGLFSLVGIPYTLKFIWAPLMDRYVPPLMGRRRGWMILTQIGLIITIAALGFSDPTLTPQYVAFFAVCVAFFSASQDIAIDAYRIEVLDENELGAGASINIMGYRIAMMVSSALALIMSDHMSWSMVYLIMAGCMAVGVLASIFGPEPLAKELPPKTLMDAVYKPFTEFFSRVGAVEMLIFILIYKLDVAFAMALTTPFMMDLGFSKSDIGYVLKGVGMFATIGGTLLGGALLYKWGIKKSLWVFGIVQALSGFSFYILAHVGKNYPVMMAAVCIENICSGLATSAFTAFMMNICDKRYTATQFALLTSFMAITRTLVATPSGYIMKSVGWEMYFIISILISIPGLLLLLRYNKWQVHHEGQ is encoded by the coding sequence ATGAAATCAATTTTCAAAGTCTTTGCCAGCTGGAAGATGCTCGTCGTTCTTATGCTGGGATTTGCTTCAGGTTTACCATTAGGTTTAACCGGCGGAACTCTTCAGGCCTGGATGAAAACCGAAAACATCGACATCGGTACTATCGGTCTTTTTTCTTTGGTTGGTATCCCCTACACATTAAAATTTATCTGGGCCCCGTTAATGGATCGCTACGTTCCACCTCTTATGGGACGTCGTCGTGGCTGGATGATCCTGACTCAAATTGGATTAATTATTACAATCGCGGCCCTTGGATTTAGCGATCCAACTTTAACTCCACAATACGTTGCCTTCTTTGCTGTCTGCGTGGCCTTTTTTAGTGCCAGCCAGGATATTGCAATTGATGCATATAGAATTGAAGTGCTTGATGAAAATGAATTAGGTGCCGGAGCAAGCATTAACATCATGGGGTACAGAATCGCCATGATGGTTTCAAGTGCACTAGCTTTAATCATGTCTGACCACATGTCATGGTCGATGGTTTATTTAATAATGGCCGGATGTATGGCCGTTGGTGTTCTGGCAAGTATCTTTGGGCCAGAGCCTCTTGCAAAAGAGCTTCCTCCAAAAACTTTAATGGATGCTGTTTACAAACCATTCACTGAATTCTTCAGCCGCGTTGGTGCTGTTGAAATGTTAATCTTCATTTTAATTTACAAACTCGACGTTGCTTTTGCTATGGCACTAACAACTCCATTCATGATGGATTTGGGATTTTCTAAATCAGATATCGGTTATGTATTAAAAGGTGTCGGGATGTTTGCGACAATTGGAGGAACACTTTTAGGTGGTGCCCTTCTATATAAATGGGGAATTAAAAAATCTCTTTGGGTCTTTGGTATTGTCCAGGCACTTTCAGGATTCTCATTTTACATCCTAGCTCACGTTGGAAAAAACTATCCTGTAATGATGGCCGCAGTTTGTATTGAAAATATTTGTAGTGGTTTAGCAACTTCAGCTTTCACTGCTTTCATGATGAACATCTGTGATAAACGATACACGGCAACTCAGTTTGCCTTACTAACAAGCTTTATGGCCATTACTAGAACTTTAGTGGCAACACCGTCTGGATATATTATGAAAAGTGTTGGATGGGAAATGTACTTCATTATCTCTATCCTGATTTCGATTCCAGGTCTGCTTCTTTTACTTCGTTATAACAAATGGCAAGTTCACCACGAAGGACAATGA
- a CDS encoding response regulator — MHNILLLEEVSIPENLHLLILDNTKSYQERMISDLGEIGFKGKITVATSLAEAFEQFKKEAPGFVLCDSKLVDGIGTDLLKAIRSKSQLNYLPFLMVSADSDIDNILEATNDGADGYLVRPWTKKDLIEQIAFAYSKRKRPDPV; from the coding sequence ATGCATAATATCCTATTGCTCGAAGAAGTTTCGATTCCTGAGAATCTTCACCTTTTGATTCTTGATAACACTAAGTCTTATCAAGAACGAATGATTTCTGATTTAGGTGAAATCGGATTTAAAGGAAAGATCACTGTTGCGACTTCTCTTGCTGAAGCTTTCGAACAATTTAAAAAAGAAGCTCCTGGCTTCGTTCTTTGTGATTCAAAATTAGTTGATGGTATCGGAACAGACTTACTAAAAGCGATTAGATCTAAATCGCAATTAAATTACCTTCCCTTCTTAATGGTTTCTGCGGACAGTGACATTGATAATATCCTGGAAGCAACAAATGATGGTGCTGATGGATATCTTGTCAGACCGTGGACGAAAAAAGATCTTATTGAACAGATTGCTTTTGCTTACAGTAAAAGAAAAAGACCTGATCCCGTTTAA
- a CDS encoding GNAT family N-acetyltransferase — MTEKIPSFQTERLILKEIQVSDLPSYKKYFVNYAVISQLSASVPWPYPADGVEWFFNNVILPKQGNDRWVWGIHLKDNPNELIGAVDLWRQGTPEHRGFWLGEEFWGKGYMTEAVEPITEYAFNELGFDELIFSNALGNTKSRRVKEKAGATMIEIRPCLFVDPVLTQAETWQLTKENWLIHKSLLLFK, encoded by the coding sequence ATGACTGAAAAAATACCATCGTTTCAAACAGAGAGACTTATTTTAAAAGAAATTCAAGTCTCAGATCTTCCTTCTTACAAAAAATATTTTGTTAATTATGCTGTTATATCTCAGCTGTCGGCCTCAGTACCATGGCCTTATCCTGCAGATGGTGTGGAATGGTTTTTTAACAACGTCATTCTCCCTAAGCAAGGCAATGATCGTTGGGTATGGGGAATTCACTTAAAAGATAATCCCAATGAACTTATTGGTGCTGTCGACCTTTGGAGACAAGGTACTCCAGAGCATAGAGGTTTTTGGCTTGGTGAAGAGTTCTGGGGCAAAGGTTATATGACTGAAGCAGTTGAACCTATCACTGAGTATGCTTTTAATGAACTGGGTTTTGATGAGCTTATTTTTTCAAATGCCTTGGGGAATACTAAATCTCGCAGGGTCAAAGAAAAGGCCGGCGCGACGATGATAGAAATTCGCCCTTGCTTATTTGTAGACCCCGTACTCACTCAAGCTGAAACATGGCAATTAACAAAAGAAAATTGGCTCATTCATAAGTCATTGTTGTTATTTAAATAA
- a CDS encoding NAD-dependent malic enzyme: MKSNNTRPVPISYFGTSLLAMSLLNKGNAFSEEERHDLKLYGLLSHTVETIEEQAKRTYAQYAQHSSDIDKHIFLRDLQDTNETLFYYLLRSHLTEMLPIIYTPVVGEACERFSEIYRAARGLFISYPDRGRIDEMLADVTKKKVKVIVVTDGERILGLGDQGIGGIGISIGKLSLYTVCGGVSPAYTLPIVLDVGTNNERLLNDPLYMGWKHPRITGPEYEQFIDSFVQAVKLRWPDVLLQFEDFSQRNASPVLNRYRDQICCFNDDIQGTATVTLGTLIAASRAVGEQLRDQKIVFLGAGAAGCGIAEQIIERMKLEGLTEAEARSRVFMVDRFGLLTDNMPNILDFQANLAQKKSGLAAWAQSDEEISLLKTVQNVHPTVLIGVSAQPGLFTEEIVRTMHSHCARPIIMPLSNPTSRVEAHPIDLINWTNGAAVVATGSPFMPVHFNGKVYPIAQCNNSYIFPGIGLGVLAVRARKVTDLMLMAASEALADLSPLAQAHTGGLLPDLKDIEKVSRAIAFKVSRAAQASGAAEKISDQDLMDRIESNFWYPQYRTYTLKEK, from the coding sequence ATGAAATCAAATAATACACGACCTGTTCCAATCTCTTATTTTGGAACTTCACTTCTTGCAATGTCTTTACTGAATAAGGGAAATGCTTTTTCAGAAGAAGAGAGACATGACTTAAAACTTTATGGACTCTTATCACATACAGTGGAAACTATTGAAGAGCAGGCAAAGCGCACTTATGCTCAATACGCTCAACACAGTTCTGATATTGATAAGCATATTTTTCTAAGAGATTTACAAGATACAAACGAAACTCTTTTTTACTATTTACTACGCTCTCACTTAACAGAGATGCTTCCTATTATTTACACTCCAGTTGTGGGCGAAGCCTGTGAACGTTTCTCTGAAATTTACAGAGCAGCTCGCGGCCTTTTTATTTCTTACCCTGATCGCGGTCGCATTGATGAAATGCTTGCTGATGTAACGAAGAAAAAAGTTAAAGTTATTGTGGTGACAGACGGAGAACGCATCTTAGGTCTTGGAGATCAAGGTATCGGCGGAATTGGTATTTCAATTGGAAAACTTTCTTTATACACAGTTTGTGGTGGAGTCAGTCCAGCTTATACATTGCCAATCGTTTTAGATGTTGGAACAAACAATGAAAGACTTTTAAATGACCCGTTATATATGGGATGGAAACACCCACGTATCACAGGACCTGAGTATGAACAATTTATCGATTCGTTTGTTCAAGCAGTAAAACTTCGCTGGCCGGATGTTCTTCTGCAATTTGAAGACTTCTCTCAACGAAATGCCTCACCTGTACTTAATCGCTACCGTGATCAGATCTGTTGTTTCAACGATGATATTCAAGGAACTGCAACTGTAACCTTAGGTACTTTAATTGCTGCCAGTCGAGCAGTTGGTGAACAACTACGCGACCAGAAGATTGTCTTCTTAGGTGCGGGAGCTGCTGGTTGTGGAATTGCTGAGCAGATCATCGAAAGAATGAAGCTAGAAGGTTTAACAGAAGCTGAAGCACGCTCTAGAGTTTTCATGGTCGATCGCTTCGGTCTTTTAACAGACAACATGCCAAACATTTTAGATTTTCAAGCTAACCTTGCTCAGAAAAAATCTGGTCTTGCAGCATGGGCACAAAGTGATGAAGAGATTTCATTACTCAAAACTGTTCAAAATGTGCACCCAACAGTTTTAATTGGTGTTTCGGCACAACCTGGATTATTCACTGAAGAGATCGTTCGTACAATGCATTCACATTGTGCTCGTCCAATCATCATGCCTCTATCTAATCCAACTTCGAGAGTTGAAGCACACCCTATCGACTTGATTAACTGGACTAATGGAGCTGCAGTCGTTGCAACTGGAAGTCCTTTCATGCCTGTGCATTTTAATGGAAAAGTTTATCCAATTGCTCAATGTAACAATTCATATATCTTTCCTGGTATCGGATTAGGCGTTCTTGCTGTACGTGCTCGTAAAGTGACAGACCTAATGTTGATGGCAGCAAGTGAAGCACTAGCTGATCTTTCTCCTTTGGCACAAGCACATACTGGTGGCCTGCTTCCAGACTTAAAAGATATTGAAAAAGTGTCTCGAGCGATTGCTTTCAAAGTAAGTCGTGCTGCTCAGGCCTCTGGTGCTGCTGAGAAAATAAGTGATCAGGATTTAATGGATAGAATTGAGAGTAATTTTTGGTATCCGCAGTATCGAACATATACGCTTAAAGAAAAATAA
- a CDS encoding cation:proton antiporter domain-containing protein, which produces MKLTLFYVLSITLGIAAFLGINYYGSMQFGNIIAASSSASLTHASLLRDVLVALAFIIAVARICGILLEKLDQPPVMGEVIGGIIIGPSLLGKFLPGVSALLIPSSTMPVLNIIAQIGIILYMFLMGLELDLKELKKSAHQTFIISHASILLPFVLGSILALFIFQDVAPAGVGFTNFALFMGVSMSITAFPVLARILADKNMTKTAIGSLALSCAAIDDVTAWCLLAFVASRAQGQGQNFLMTYGLCALFILFMLFIMRPILTKWIGSFKNQKSFTNNKGAVFLIAILLSALATEVLGIHAIFGAFLLGLIIPHDSIVAHEFNHKWQDVIRVLMLPAFFAYTGMKTQIGLLNTPQDWLLCLLIIAVATIGKLGGTLISAKALKYSWSESLTLGILMNTRGLVELIVLNVGLDLGIISPRLFTMLVIMAVVTTLMTGVLLSKHVKNKH; this is translated from the coding sequence ATGAAACTCACTCTCTTTTACGTTCTATCAATCACGTTAGGTATCGCTGCGTTCTTAGGTATTAACTATTACGGAAGCATGCAGTTTGGAAATATAATAGCGGCCTCTAGTAGCGCTTCTCTTACTCATGCAAGTCTTCTAAGAGATGTGCTGGTTGCTCTGGCCTTTATAATTGCAGTGGCAAGAATTTGTGGAATTCTTCTGGAAAAACTTGATCAGCCTCCTGTTATGGGTGAAGTGATTGGCGGTATTATCATCGGACCTTCTTTGCTTGGAAAATTTCTTCCCGGAGTTAGTGCTCTTTTGATTCCTTCCTCAACGATGCCAGTCTTAAATATCATTGCCCAGATTGGTATTATTCTTTATATGTTTCTCATGGGCCTGGAATTAGATTTAAAAGAACTTAAAAAAAGTGCGCATCAAACTTTTATTATATCTCATGCAAGTATCCTGCTTCCTTTCGTTCTAGGAAGTATTCTCGCTTTATTTATCTTTCAAGATGTGGCCCCAGCAGGAGTTGGATTTACAAACTTTGCTCTCTTCATGGGCGTATCAATGTCGATCACGGCATTCCCCGTTCTTGCCAGAATTTTAGCTGATAAAAATATGACAAAAACGGCCATCGGTTCATTAGCACTATCGTGTGCTGCAATTGATGATGTAACGGCGTGGTGCCTTTTAGCATTTGTCGCAAGCCGTGCTCAAGGCCAAGGGCAAAACTTCCTGATGACTTATGGACTGTGTGCCCTGTTCATTCTGTTTATGCTTTTTATTATGAGGCCTATACTGACAAAGTGGATTGGTAGTTTTAAAAATCAAAAATCGTTTACCAACAACAAAGGTGCGGTCTTTCTTATTGCTATTTTATTATCTGCGCTGGCAACTGAAGTTTTAGGTATTCATGCCATCTTTGGTGCCTTTCTCTTAGGTCTTATCATTCCTCATGACAGCATCGTTGCTCACGAATTCAATCATAAATGGCAAGATGTTATTCGCGTTCTTATGCTTCCAGCTTTTTTTGCTTATACAGGCATGAAGACGCAGATCGGTTTATTAAATACACCTCAAGACTGGCTTCTTTGTTTACTCATTATAGCCGTCGCAACAATTGGGAAACTAGGTGGAACACTTATTTCGGCGAAGGCCCTTAAGTATTCCTGGTCAGAGTCACTCACGTTGGGAATATTAATGAATACCAGAGGACTGGTTGAACTTATTGTTTTAAATGTTGGATTAGATTTAGGAATCATCTCTCCTCGATTATTTACAATGCTTGTTATAATGGCCGTCGTCACGACTCTTATGACGGGTGTGCTATTAAGCAAACATGTAAAGAATAAACATTAA
- a CDS encoding Rieske 2Fe-2S domain-containing protein codes for MLSNKEIKRVDKDLHTYHENIHTQPISKEKVFNRSDLLTCGWLPLCPSSKLKKNTVRSFSVFNQRVAVFRKTDGSLSALDAFCPHMGTDLGNGKVINNQLQCYLHQWKFDEEGHCSKLKNKKLQKYPVEEKYGYIWIFPDSTAPFTVPSPPGLENQEVEGIHLFKTKLFVHHHILMAGGIDLQHFKSVHNLDINFQYDVSVSDNNQNFIWGLKGNLPQNSILQKIAHYITGGIFKYQALFSGGSITSLTYGNDLYFRNKGFKLPTTSILWAATPHHNGVSDVDIFLVLKKEKGLIGFVKKQLKILFALILQIALKDDDVKAFPHMRYNVTNPSEGDRSVLDLINRINSVHLSPWGENFKEKI; via the coding sequence ATGCTATCAAATAAAGAAATTAAAAGAGTTGATAAGGATCTTCATACTTATCATGAGAATATTCACACTCAACCTATTTCGAAGGAGAAAGTGTTTAATCGCTCTGATCTGCTCACTTGTGGATGGCTGCCATTATGTCCCAGTAGTAAACTTAAAAAAAATACTGTTAGATCATTTAGCGTTTTTAATCAAAGAGTCGCGGTCTTCAGAAAAACTGATGGCAGCCTTAGTGCTTTGGATGCTTTTTGTCCGCATATGGGGACTGATTTAGGTAACGGAAAAGTTATCAATAATCAATTACAGTGCTACCTTCACCAGTGGAAATTTGATGAAGAAGGACACTGTTCTAAATTAAAAAATAAAAAACTACAAAAGTATCCGGTTGAAGAAAAATACGGGTATATCTGGATTTTTCCTGATTCTACAGCGCCTTTTACTGTTCCTTCCCCTCCTGGATTAGAAAATCAGGAAGTAGAAGGCATACACTTATTTAAAACAAAACTTTTTGTTCACCACCATATTTTAATGGCGGGCGGGATTGATCTTCAACACTTTAAGAGTGTGCATAATCTAGATATAAATTTTCAATACGATGTAAGTGTGTCTGACAATAACCAAAATTTTATTTGGGGCCTTAAAGGAAATCTTCCACAAAATAGTATTCTTCAAAAGATTGCCCATTATATCACTGGCGGTATTTTTAAGTACCAGGCCCTCTTTTCAGGTGGCTCTATTACTTCTCTTACCTATGGCAACGATCTCTATTTTAGAAATAAGGGTTTTAAACTCCCTACAACCTCTATTCTATGGGCGGCGACACCGCATCATAATGGAGTAAGCGATGTAGATATCTTTTTAGTTTTAAAAAAGGAAAAAGGACTTATTGGTTTTGTAAAAAAGCAGTTAAAGATTCTTTTTGCTTTAATACTTCAAATTGCCCTAAAAGATGATGACGTGAAGGCGTTTCCTCATATGAGATACAATGTCACTAATCCCTCTGAAGGTGATCGCTCTGTTTTAGACCTTATCAACCGAATAAACTCAGTACACCTTTCTCCATGGGGTGAGAACTTCAAGGAAAAAATATGA